One segment of Syngnathus scovelli strain Florida chromosome 6, RoL_Ssco_1.2, whole genome shotgun sequence DNA contains the following:
- the LOC125971232 gene encoding AP-3 complex subunit beta-2 isoform X3, whose translation MTTMQKLLQLPVNAVNMVKTVQSQVQGHEEDKSPVLTPDGVQQTWYNAVRPDELRHLRSGSGGGGDGGRDQEERAPLEEGGSGNGSSQSQPLRHDDLKEMLDSNKDSLKLEAMKRIVAMIARGKNASDLFPAVVKNVACKNIEVKKLVYVYLVRYAEEQQDLALLSISTFQRGLKDPNQLIRASALRVLSSIRVTIIVPIMMLAIKEAASDMSPYVRKTAAHAIPKLYSLDPEQKDQLIEVIEKLLADKTTLVAGSVVMAFEEVCPERIDLIHKNYRKLCNLLIDVEEWGQVVIINMLTRYARTQFLNPNINENLLEEGCDKTFYGSDGNDEDEEDKDKGEAAALAKRKPYVMDPDHRLLLRNTKPLLQSRNAAVVMAVAQLYFHLAPKAEVGVIAKALVRLLRSHSEVQYVVLQNVATMTIKRRGMFEPYLKSFYIRSTDPTQIKVLKLEVLTNLANETNISTILREFQTYIKSMDKDFVAATIQAIGRCATNIGEVRDTCLNGLVQLLSNRDELVVAESVVVIKKLLQMQPEKHSDIIKHMAKLTDNIQVPMARASILWLIGEYCEHVPKIAPDVLRKMAKSFTNEEDIVKLQILNLAAKLYLTNSKQTKLLTQYVLNLAKYDQNYDIRDRARFIRQLIVPTEKSGALSKYAKKLFLALKPAPVLESPFKDRDHFQLGSLSHLLNAKAGGYQELPDWPEAAPDPSVRNVESCQVFSLLERVTTLTSVPEWTKCSSREKRKEKKVEKPFYSDSEGESGPTESADSESYSSGSDSGSGSAESGSGSESQESEEASDSEEEEKDTKKKKKKEELKKPVQRSESSEQSSEGEVRKRARKSKQQKSDSESESDEDDDSDSESSPSESEDSESEVDVKNKKKVQTCVKAVQSKAPPKPVTKESKKEMSLLDLDDFEAAPSPQVTPVNSFLSSSLATDLEGLSLSDSVLSPTAISPPGAQKSYELLHRITGEGLSVEYCFSRQPFGPDANMVAVQMQFVNSAAADAKNLHMEDVKLQSGMRVKEFPEIELLPAGETATAVMGIDFCDSTQAANFQLCTHSRKFFVSIQPPVGELMKPVFMTENEFKKEQGQLMGMNEITEKLTLGAKCRNEHAIVQKVTAAANLSRVPCGSDKECSPALGLSAPPFPVHRFAGRTASGGSLVLVTVASQEDGAARLTLNCDKMVIGTMLVKDVLLALTQ comes from the exons gCACGACGACCTGAAGGAGATGCTGGACAGCAACAAAGACTCTCTCAAGCTGGAGGCCATGAAACGCATCGTGGCC aTGATCGCTCGAGGTAAGAATGCGTCCGACCTCTTCCCGGCGGTGGTGAAGAATGTAGCCTGTAAAAATATTGAG GTGAAGAAGCTGGTCTACGTTTATTTAGTGCGCTACGCCGAGGAGCAGCAGGACCTGGCGCTGCTTTCCATCTCCACCTTCCAGCGAGGCTTGAAG GATCCCAATCAGCTAATCAGAGCCAGCGCGCTGCGAGTTCTCTCCAGCATCCGAGTCACCATCATCGTTCCCATCATGATGCTGGCCATCAAAGAAGCCGCTTCCGACATGTCCCCTTACGTCCGCAAAACTGCCGCCCACGCCATTCCTAAGCTCTACAG TCTGGATCCAGAACAGAAGGACCAGCTGATCGAAGTCATCGAAAAACTCCTGGCTGACAAAACCACG CTGGTGGCAGGCAGCGTGGTCATGGCCTTTGAGGAGGTGTGCCCGGAGCGGATCGACTTGATCCATAAGAACTACAGGAAACTGTGCAACCTCCTGATTGACGTGGAGGAGTGGGGCCAAGTGGTCATCATCAACATGCTGACGCGTTACGCCAGGACGCAGTTTCTCAACCCCAACATCAAC gaGAACCTGCTGGAGGAGGGCTGCGACAAGACCTTCTACGGCTCCGACGGTAACGACGAAGATGAGGAGGACAAAGACAAGGGCGAGGCCGCCGCCTTGGCCAAAAGGAAGCCTTACGTGATGGATCCCGACCACCGGCTGCTGCTGAGGAACACCAAGCCGCTCCTGCAGAGCCGCAACGCAGCC GTGGTGATGGCCGTGGCTCAGCTCTACTTCCATCTTGCCCCCAAAGCAGAGGTGGGCGTGATCGCCAAGGCTCTGGTGCGTCTTCTGCGGAGTCACAG TGAAGTCCAATATGTTGTTCTTCAAAACGTGGCCACGATGACTATTAAAAGAAGG GGGATGTTTGAACCTTACCTGAAGAGTTTCTATATCCGCTCCACTGACCCAACACAGATAAAAGTCCTCAAG cttgaGGTTCTCACCAATCTTGCCAACGAGACCAACATCTCCACAATTCTCAGAGAGTTTCAG ACGTACATCAAAAGCATGGATAAAGACTTTGTGGCCGCCACCATCCAAGCCATCGGCCGCTGCGCCACCAACATCGGAGAAGTGAGGGACACGTGTCTGAATGGCCTGGTGCAACTGCTGTCCAACAGAGACG AGCTGGTGGTGGCCGAGTCGGTGGTGGTGATCAAGAAGCTGCTGCAGATGCAGCCCGAGAAGCACAGCGACATCATCAAGCACATGGCCAAACTGACGGACAACATCCAAGTGCCCATGGCGAGGGCCAGCATTCTCTGGCTCATCGGAGAATACTGCGAGCACGTGCCTAAGATCGCCCCGGACGTCTTGAGGAAGATGGCCAAGTCCTTCACCAACGAGGAGGACATCGTCAAGCTGCAGATACTCAACCTGGCCGCCAAGCTCTATCTCACCAACTCTAAACAG ACCAAACTGTTGACTCAGTACGTCCTCAACCTGGCCAAGTACGACCAGAACTACGACATCCGTGACCGGGCGCGCTTCATCCGCCAGCTCATCGTGCCCACCGAGAAAAGCGGAGCTCTCAGCAAATACGCCAAGAAACTCTTCCTGGCCCTCAAGCCCGCACCCGTCCTGGAATCTCCATTTAAAG ATCGAGACCACTTCCAATTGGGCTCGCTGTCCCACCTGCTGAACGCCAAAGCCGGTGGCTACCAGGAGTTGCCCGACTGGCCGGAAGCTGCCCCAGATCCCTCCGTGCGCAACGTGGAG TCCTGCCAGGTATTTTCTCTGCTTGAGCGAGTCACAACGTTGACCAGC GTGCCCGAGTGGACCAAGTGCAGCAGTCGAGAGAAAAGGAAGGAGAAGAAAGTCGAGAAGCCTTTCTATTCCGATTCCGAGGGCGAGTCTGGGCCCACCGAGTCTGCggacagcg AGTCGTACTCCAGCGGCTCCGACAGCGGAAGCGGCAGCGCCGAAAGCGGCTCGGGATCCGAGAGCCAAGAAAGTGAAGAAGCGTCCGACtccgaggaagaggagaaggacacaaagaagaagaagaagaaggaagaaTTGAAGAAGCCGGTACAAAGAAGCGAAAG CAGTGAGCAGAGCAGTGAGGGGGAAGTCAGGAAGCGTGCCAGAAAAAGCAAGCAACAGAAGAGCGACTCCGAGTCGGagtcagacgaagacgacgacagcGATTCCGAAAGTAGCCCGTCCGAATCAGAAGACTCCGAGTCGGAGGTGGATGTCAAAAACAAGAAGAAGGTACAGACGTGTGTAAAG GCAGTGCAATCCAAAGCTCCCCCCAAGCCCGTCACAAAAGAGAGCAAGAAAGAAATGTCGCTGCTGGACCTTGACGACT TCGAAGCGGCCCCTTCGCCTCAAGTGACGCCCGTCAACTCCTTCCTGTCCAGCAGTCTCGCGACCGACCTGGAGGGCTTGTCTTTGTCCGACTCGGTCCTCTCGCCCACG GCCATCTCGCCACCGGGGGCGCAAAAGAGCTACGAACTGCTGCACCGCATCACCGGCGAGGGCCTATCGGTGGAGTACTGCTTCAGCCGCCAGCCGTTCGGCCCCGACGCCAACATGGTGGCGGTGCAGATGCAGTTTGTCAACAGCGCCGCCGCTGACGCCAAGAACCTCCACATGGAGGACGTTAAGCTGCAGTCCGGCATGAGGGTCAAGGAGTTCCCGGAGATCG AGCTGCtgcctgcgggcgagacggccaCGGCGGTGATGGGTATCGACTTCTGCGACTCCACACAAGCGGCAAATTTCCAGCTGTG CACTCACAGCAGGAAGTTCTTCGTGTCCATCCAGCCGCCGGTGGGAGAGCTGATGAAACCCGTTTTCATGACCGAGAACGAATTTAAAAAAGAGCAAG GTCAGCTGATGGGCATGAACGAGATCACGGAGAAGCTGACGCTGGGCGCCAAGTGCCGGAACGAGCACGCCATCGTGCAGAAGGTGACGGCCGCCGCCAACCTCAGCAGAGTGCCCTGCGGTTCTGACAAGGAATGCAG TCCGGCGCTCGGTCTTTCCGCTCCTCCGTTTCCCGTGCACAGGTTTGCCGGCAGGACGGCCAGCGGCGGCAGCCTGGTGCTGGTCACCGTGGCCAGCCAGGAGGACGGCGCGGCCCGGCTGACGCTCAACTGCGACAAGATGGTGATCGGCACCATGCTGGTAAAGGACGTCCTGCTGGCTCTCACGCAGTGA
- the LOC125971232 gene encoding AP-3 complex subunit beta-2 isoform X13, giving the protein MSASSGFNDEKGGSSSVGEPEYGHDPASGGIFSSDYKRHDDLKEMLDSNKDSLKLEAMKRIVAMIARGKNASDLFPAVVKNVACKNIEVKKLVYVYLVRYAEEQQDLALLSISTFQRGLKDPNQLIRASALRVLSSIRVTIIVPIMMLAIKEAASDMSPYVRKTAAHAIPKLYSLDPEQKDQLIEVIEKLLADKTTLVAGSVVMAFEEVCPERIDLIHKNYRKLCNLLIDVEEWGQVVIINMLTRYARTQFLNPNINENLLEEGCDKTFYGSDGNDEDEEDKDKGEAAALAKRKPYVMDPDHRLLLRNTKPLLQSRNAAVVMAVAQLYFHLAPKAEVGVIAKALVRLLRSHSEVQYVVLQNVATMTIKRRGMFEPYLKSFYIRSTDPTQIKVLKLEVLTNLANETNISTILREFQTYIKSMDKDFVAATIQAIGRCATNIGEVRDTCLNGLVQLLSNRDELVVAESVVVIKKLLQMQPEKHSDIIKHMAKLTDNIQVPMARASILWLIGEYCEHVPKIAPDVLRKMAKSFTNEEDIVKLQILNLAAKLYLTNSKQTKLLTQYVLNLAKYDQNYDIRDRARFIRQLIVPTEKSGALSKYAKKLFLALKPAPVLESPFKDRDHFQLGSLSHLLNAKAGGYQELPDWPEAAPDPSVRNVEVKESVPEWTKCSSREKRKEKKVEKPFYSDSEGESGPTESADSESYSSGSDSGSGSAESGSGSESQESEEASDSEEEEKDTKKKKKKEELKKPVQRSESEQSSEGEVRKRARKSKQQKSDSESESDEDDDSDSESSPSESEDSESEVDVKNKKKAVQSKAPPKPVTKESKKEMSLLDLDDFEAAPSPQVTPVNSFLSSSLATDLEGLSLSDSVLSPTAISPPGAQKSYELLHRITGEGLSVEYCFSRQPFGPDANMVAVQMQFVNSAAADAKNLHMEDVKLQSGMRVKEFPEIELLPAGETATAVMGIDFCDSTQAANFQLCTHSRKFFVSIQPPVGELMKPVFMTENEFKKEQGQLMGMNEITEKLTLGAKCRNEHAIVQKVTAAANLSRVPCGSDKECSPALGLSAPPFPVHRFAGRTASGGSLVLVTVASQEDGAARLTLNCDKMVIGTMLVKDVLLALTQ; this is encoded by the exons gCACGACGACCTGAAGGAGATGCTGGACAGCAACAAAGACTCTCTCAAGCTGGAGGCCATGAAACGCATCGTGGCC aTGATCGCTCGAGGTAAGAATGCGTCCGACCTCTTCCCGGCGGTGGTGAAGAATGTAGCCTGTAAAAATATTGAG GTGAAGAAGCTGGTCTACGTTTATTTAGTGCGCTACGCCGAGGAGCAGCAGGACCTGGCGCTGCTTTCCATCTCCACCTTCCAGCGAGGCTTGAAG GATCCCAATCAGCTAATCAGAGCCAGCGCGCTGCGAGTTCTCTCCAGCATCCGAGTCACCATCATCGTTCCCATCATGATGCTGGCCATCAAAGAAGCCGCTTCCGACATGTCCCCTTACGTCCGCAAAACTGCCGCCCACGCCATTCCTAAGCTCTACAG TCTGGATCCAGAACAGAAGGACCAGCTGATCGAAGTCATCGAAAAACTCCTGGCTGACAAAACCACG CTGGTGGCAGGCAGCGTGGTCATGGCCTTTGAGGAGGTGTGCCCGGAGCGGATCGACTTGATCCATAAGAACTACAGGAAACTGTGCAACCTCCTGATTGACGTGGAGGAGTGGGGCCAAGTGGTCATCATCAACATGCTGACGCGTTACGCCAGGACGCAGTTTCTCAACCCCAACATCAAC gaGAACCTGCTGGAGGAGGGCTGCGACAAGACCTTCTACGGCTCCGACGGTAACGACGAAGATGAGGAGGACAAAGACAAGGGCGAGGCCGCCGCCTTGGCCAAAAGGAAGCCTTACGTGATGGATCCCGACCACCGGCTGCTGCTGAGGAACACCAAGCCGCTCCTGCAGAGCCGCAACGCAGCC GTGGTGATGGCCGTGGCTCAGCTCTACTTCCATCTTGCCCCCAAAGCAGAGGTGGGCGTGATCGCCAAGGCTCTGGTGCGTCTTCTGCGGAGTCACAG TGAAGTCCAATATGTTGTTCTTCAAAACGTGGCCACGATGACTATTAAAAGAAGG GGGATGTTTGAACCTTACCTGAAGAGTTTCTATATCCGCTCCACTGACCCAACACAGATAAAAGTCCTCAAG cttgaGGTTCTCACCAATCTTGCCAACGAGACCAACATCTCCACAATTCTCAGAGAGTTTCAG ACGTACATCAAAAGCATGGATAAAGACTTTGTGGCCGCCACCATCCAAGCCATCGGCCGCTGCGCCACCAACATCGGAGAAGTGAGGGACACGTGTCTGAATGGCCTGGTGCAACTGCTGTCCAACAGAGACG AGCTGGTGGTGGCCGAGTCGGTGGTGGTGATCAAGAAGCTGCTGCAGATGCAGCCCGAGAAGCACAGCGACATCATCAAGCACATGGCCAAACTGACGGACAACATCCAAGTGCCCATGGCGAGGGCCAGCATTCTCTGGCTCATCGGAGAATACTGCGAGCACGTGCCTAAGATCGCCCCGGACGTCTTGAGGAAGATGGCCAAGTCCTTCACCAACGAGGAGGACATCGTCAAGCTGCAGATACTCAACCTGGCCGCCAAGCTCTATCTCACCAACTCTAAACAG ACCAAACTGTTGACTCAGTACGTCCTCAACCTGGCCAAGTACGACCAGAACTACGACATCCGTGACCGGGCGCGCTTCATCCGCCAGCTCATCGTGCCCACCGAGAAAAGCGGAGCTCTCAGCAAATACGCCAAGAAACTCTTCCTGGCCCTCAAGCCCGCACCCGTCCTGGAATCTCCATTTAAAG ATCGAGACCACTTCCAATTGGGCTCGCTGTCCCACCTGCTGAACGCCAAAGCCGGTGGCTACCAGGAGTTGCCCGACTGGCCGGAAGCTGCCCCAGATCCCTCCGTGCGCAACGTGGAGGTGAAGGAGTCT GTGCCCGAGTGGACCAAGTGCAGCAGTCGAGAGAAAAGGAAGGAGAAGAAAGTCGAGAAGCCTTTCTATTCCGATTCCGAGGGCGAGTCTGGGCCCACCGAGTCTGCggacagcg AGTCGTACTCCAGCGGCTCCGACAGCGGAAGCGGCAGCGCCGAAAGCGGCTCGGGATCCGAGAGCCAAGAAAGTGAAGAAGCGTCCGACtccgaggaagaggagaaggacacaaagaagaagaagaagaaggaagaaTTGAAGAAGCCGGTACAAAGAAGCGAAAG TGAGCAGAGCAGTGAGGGGGAAGTCAGGAAGCGTGCCAGAAAAAGCAAGCAACAGAAGAGCGACTCCGAGTCGGagtcagacgaagacgacgacagcGATTCCGAAAGTAGCCCGTCCGAATCAGAAGACTCCGAGTCGGAGGTGGATGTCAAAAACAAGAAGAAG GCAGTGCAATCCAAAGCTCCCCCCAAGCCCGTCACAAAAGAGAGCAAGAAAGAAATGTCGCTGCTGGACCTTGACGACT TCGAAGCGGCCCCTTCGCCTCAAGTGACGCCCGTCAACTCCTTCCTGTCCAGCAGTCTCGCGACCGACCTGGAGGGCTTGTCTTTGTCCGACTCGGTCCTCTCGCCCACG GCCATCTCGCCACCGGGGGCGCAAAAGAGCTACGAACTGCTGCACCGCATCACCGGCGAGGGCCTATCGGTGGAGTACTGCTTCAGCCGCCAGCCGTTCGGCCCCGACGCCAACATGGTGGCGGTGCAGATGCAGTTTGTCAACAGCGCCGCCGCTGACGCCAAGAACCTCCACATGGAGGACGTTAAGCTGCAGTCCGGCATGAGGGTCAAGGAGTTCCCGGAGATCG AGCTGCtgcctgcgggcgagacggccaCGGCGGTGATGGGTATCGACTTCTGCGACTCCACACAAGCGGCAAATTTCCAGCTGTG CACTCACAGCAGGAAGTTCTTCGTGTCCATCCAGCCGCCGGTGGGAGAGCTGATGAAACCCGTTTTCATGACCGAGAACGAATTTAAAAAAGAGCAAG GTCAGCTGATGGGCATGAACGAGATCACGGAGAAGCTGACGCTGGGCGCCAAGTGCCGGAACGAGCACGCCATCGTGCAGAAGGTGACGGCCGCCGCCAACCTCAGCAGAGTGCCCTGCGGTTCTGACAAGGAATGCAG TCCGGCGCTCGGTCTTTCCGCTCCTCCGTTTCCCGTGCACAGGTTTGCCGGCAGGACGGCCAGCGGCGGCAGCCTGGTGCTGGTCACCGTGGCCAGCCAGGAGGACGGCGCGGCCCGGCTGACGCTCAACTGCGACAAGATGGTGATCGGCACCATGCTGGTAAAGGACGTCCTGCTGGCTCTCACGCAGTGA
- the LOC125971232 gene encoding AP-3 complex subunit beta-2 isoform X15: MSASSGFNDEKGGSSSVGEPEYGHDPASGGIFSSDYKRHDDLKEMLDSNKDSLKLEAMKRIVAMIARGKNASDLFPAVVKNVACKNIEVKKLVYVYLVRYAEEQQDLALLSISTFQRGLKDPNQLIRASALRVLSSIRVTIIVPIMMLAIKEAASDMSPYVRKTAAHAIPKLYSLDPEQKDQLIEVIEKLLADKTTLVAGSVVMAFEEVCPERIDLIHKNYRKLCNLLIDVEEWGQVVIINMLTRYARTQFLNPNINENLLEEGCDKTFYGSDGNDEDEEDKDKGEAAALAKRKPYVMDPDHRLLLRNTKPLLQSRNAAVVMAVAQLYFHLAPKAEVGVIAKALVRLLRSHSEVQYVVLQNVATMTIKRRGMFEPYLKSFYIRSTDPTQIKVLKLEVLTNLANETNISTILREFQTYIKSMDKDFVAATIQAIGRCATNIGEVRDTCLNGLVQLLSNRDELVVAESVVVIKKLLQMQPEKHSDIIKHMAKLTDNIQVPMARASILWLIGEYCEHVPKIAPDVLRKMAKSFTNEEDIVKLQILNLAAKLYLTNSKQTKLLTQYVLNLAKYDQNYDIRDRARFIRQLIVPTEKSGALSKYAKKLFLALKPAPVLESPFKDRDHFQLGSLSHLLNAKAGGYQELPDWPEAAPDPSVRNVEVPEWTKCSSREKRKEKKVEKPFYSDSEGESGPTESADSESYSSGSDSGSGSAESGSGSESQESEEASDSEEEEKDTKKKKKKEELKKPVQRSESSEQSSEGEVRKRARKSKQQKSDSESESDEDDDSDSESSPSESEDSESEVDVKNKKKVQTCVKAVQSKAPPKPVTKESKKEMSLLDLDDFEAAPSPQVTPVNSFLSSSLATDLEGLSLSDSVLSPTAISPPGAQKSYELLHRITGEGLSVEYCFSRQPFGPDANMVAVQMQFVNSAAADAKNLHMEDVKLQSGMRVKEFPEIELLPAGETATAVMGIDFCDSTQAANFQLCTHSRKFFVSIQPPVGELMKPVFMTENEFKKEQGQLMGMNEITEKLTLGAKCRNEHAIVQKVTAAANLSRVPCGSDKECRFAGRTASGGSLVLVTVASQEDGAARLTLNCDKMVIGTMLVKDVLLALTQ, from the exons gCACGACGACCTGAAGGAGATGCTGGACAGCAACAAAGACTCTCTCAAGCTGGAGGCCATGAAACGCATCGTGGCC aTGATCGCTCGAGGTAAGAATGCGTCCGACCTCTTCCCGGCGGTGGTGAAGAATGTAGCCTGTAAAAATATTGAG GTGAAGAAGCTGGTCTACGTTTATTTAGTGCGCTACGCCGAGGAGCAGCAGGACCTGGCGCTGCTTTCCATCTCCACCTTCCAGCGAGGCTTGAAG GATCCCAATCAGCTAATCAGAGCCAGCGCGCTGCGAGTTCTCTCCAGCATCCGAGTCACCATCATCGTTCCCATCATGATGCTGGCCATCAAAGAAGCCGCTTCCGACATGTCCCCTTACGTCCGCAAAACTGCCGCCCACGCCATTCCTAAGCTCTACAG TCTGGATCCAGAACAGAAGGACCAGCTGATCGAAGTCATCGAAAAACTCCTGGCTGACAAAACCACG CTGGTGGCAGGCAGCGTGGTCATGGCCTTTGAGGAGGTGTGCCCGGAGCGGATCGACTTGATCCATAAGAACTACAGGAAACTGTGCAACCTCCTGATTGACGTGGAGGAGTGGGGCCAAGTGGTCATCATCAACATGCTGACGCGTTACGCCAGGACGCAGTTTCTCAACCCCAACATCAAC gaGAACCTGCTGGAGGAGGGCTGCGACAAGACCTTCTACGGCTCCGACGGTAACGACGAAGATGAGGAGGACAAAGACAAGGGCGAGGCCGCCGCCTTGGCCAAAAGGAAGCCTTACGTGATGGATCCCGACCACCGGCTGCTGCTGAGGAACACCAAGCCGCTCCTGCAGAGCCGCAACGCAGCC GTGGTGATGGCCGTGGCTCAGCTCTACTTCCATCTTGCCCCCAAAGCAGAGGTGGGCGTGATCGCCAAGGCTCTGGTGCGTCTTCTGCGGAGTCACAG TGAAGTCCAATATGTTGTTCTTCAAAACGTGGCCACGATGACTATTAAAAGAAGG GGGATGTTTGAACCTTACCTGAAGAGTTTCTATATCCGCTCCACTGACCCAACACAGATAAAAGTCCTCAAG cttgaGGTTCTCACCAATCTTGCCAACGAGACCAACATCTCCACAATTCTCAGAGAGTTTCAG ACGTACATCAAAAGCATGGATAAAGACTTTGTGGCCGCCACCATCCAAGCCATCGGCCGCTGCGCCACCAACATCGGAGAAGTGAGGGACACGTGTCTGAATGGCCTGGTGCAACTGCTGTCCAACAGAGACG AGCTGGTGGTGGCCGAGTCGGTGGTGGTGATCAAGAAGCTGCTGCAGATGCAGCCCGAGAAGCACAGCGACATCATCAAGCACATGGCCAAACTGACGGACAACATCCAAGTGCCCATGGCGAGGGCCAGCATTCTCTGGCTCATCGGAGAATACTGCGAGCACGTGCCTAAGATCGCCCCGGACGTCTTGAGGAAGATGGCCAAGTCCTTCACCAACGAGGAGGACATCGTCAAGCTGCAGATACTCAACCTGGCCGCCAAGCTCTATCTCACCAACTCTAAACAG ACCAAACTGTTGACTCAGTACGTCCTCAACCTGGCCAAGTACGACCAGAACTACGACATCCGTGACCGGGCGCGCTTCATCCGCCAGCTCATCGTGCCCACCGAGAAAAGCGGAGCTCTCAGCAAATACGCCAAGAAACTCTTCCTGGCCCTCAAGCCCGCACCCGTCCTGGAATCTCCATTTAAAG ATCGAGACCACTTCCAATTGGGCTCGCTGTCCCACCTGCTGAACGCCAAAGCCGGTGGCTACCAGGAGTTGCCCGACTGGCCGGAAGCTGCCCCAGATCCCTCCGTGCGCAACGTGGAG GTGCCCGAGTGGACCAAGTGCAGCAGTCGAGAGAAAAGGAAGGAGAAGAAAGTCGAGAAGCCTTTCTATTCCGATTCCGAGGGCGAGTCTGGGCCCACCGAGTCTGCggacagcg AGTCGTACTCCAGCGGCTCCGACAGCGGAAGCGGCAGCGCCGAAAGCGGCTCGGGATCCGAGAGCCAAGAAAGTGAAGAAGCGTCCGACtccgaggaagaggagaaggacacaaagaagaagaagaagaaggaagaaTTGAAGAAGCCGGTACAAAGAAGCGAAAG CAGTGAGCAGAGCAGTGAGGGGGAAGTCAGGAAGCGTGCCAGAAAAAGCAAGCAACAGAAGAGCGACTCCGAGTCGGagtcagacgaagacgacgacagcGATTCCGAAAGTAGCCCGTCCGAATCAGAAGACTCCGAGTCGGAGGTGGATGTCAAAAACAAGAAGAAGGTACAGACGTGTGTAAAG GCAGTGCAATCCAAAGCTCCCCCCAAGCCCGTCACAAAAGAGAGCAAGAAAGAAATGTCGCTGCTGGACCTTGACGACT TCGAAGCGGCCCCTTCGCCTCAAGTGACGCCCGTCAACTCCTTCCTGTCCAGCAGTCTCGCGACCGACCTGGAGGGCTTGTCTTTGTCCGACTCGGTCCTCTCGCCCACG GCCATCTCGCCACCGGGGGCGCAAAAGAGCTACGAACTGCTGCACCGCATCACCGGCGAGGGCCTATCGGTGGAGTACTGCTTCAGCCGCCAGCCGTTCGGCCCCGACGCCAACATGGTGGCGGTGCAGATGCAGTTTGTCAACAGCGCCGCCGCTGACGCCAAGAACCTCCACATGGAGGACGTTAAGCTGCAGTCCGGCATGAGGGTCAAGGAGTTCCCGGAGATCG AGCTGCtgcctgcgggcgagacggccaCGGCGGTGATGGGTATCGACTTCTGCGACTCCACACAAGCGGCAAATTTCCAGCTGTG CACTCACAGCAGGAAGTTCTTCGTGTCCATCCAGCCGCCGGTGGGAGAGCTGATGAAACCCGTTTTCATGACCGAGAACGAATTTAAAAAAGAGCAAG GTCAGCTGATGGGCATGAACGAGATCACGGAGAAGCTGACGCTGGGCGCCAAGTGCCGGAACGAGCACGCCATCGTGCAGAAGGTGACGGCCGCCGCCAACCTCAGCAGAGTGCCCTGCGGTTCTGACAAGGAATGCAG GTTTGCCGGCAGGACGGCCAGCGGCGGCAGCCTGGTGCTGGTCACCGTGGCCAGCCAGGAGGACGGCGCGGCCCGGCTGACGCTCAACTGCGACAAGATGGTGATCGGCACCATGCTGGTAAAGGACGTCCTGCTGGCTCTCACGCAGTGA